In Fusarium oxysporum f. sp. lycopersici 4287 chromosome 4, whole genome shotgun sequence, a genomic segment contains:
- a CDS encoding oxidoreductase, translated as MEPLNVLMIGTGEYTTGFVGGGASGSDKKVGVVGLSLFDLRRREKVNKLGMVGVNGKKFPAIREHLNKNIQQVYNNLDTSFDSFPENDKVDPDAYKTAIDALKPGDAITIFTPDPTHFPIAKYAIERGIHVMITKPAVKVLEEHQELVDLAQKKGVYVYVEHHKRYDPAYADARAKAQKLGDFNYFYSYMSQPKSQLETFKAWAGKESDISYYLNSHHIDICDSMVQERGYVPVSVNASSSKGVAVDLGCDPITEDTISLLVTWNKNGEPSKRAVGVYTASWTAPQKAGVHSNQYFHYLAANGEIRVDQAKRGYDVADDSIGQLMWYNPFYMKYAPDEDGNFAGQTGYGYISIEKFVDGCRAVNSGKLKPEDLDAKPLPTLKNTIATTAILEAGRRSIDENREVKIVVENGKWRLE; from the exons ATGGAGCCTCTCAATGTTCTCATG ATTGGTACTGGAGAGTACACCACCGGTTTCGTCGGTGGCGGTGCCTCTGGTTCAGACAAGAAGGTTGGCGTCGTTGGTCTCAGTCTCTTTGATCTGCGCCGTCGCGAAAAGGTCAACAAGCTGGGCATGGTTGGCGTCAATGGCAAGAAGTTCCCTGCTATTC GCGAacatctcaacaagaacatCCAACAAGTCTACAACAACCTCGACACCTCCTTCGACTCATTCCCAGAAAACGACAAGGTCGACCCCGACGCTTACAAGACCGCCATTGACGCTCTCAAGCCTGGCGATGCCATCACAATCTTCACCCCCGACCCTACCCACTTCCCCATCGCAAAGTACGCCATTGAGCGCGGCATCCATGTCATGATCACCAAGCCCGCTGTCAAGGTCCTCGAGGAGCACCAGGAGTTGGTTGATCTCGCTCAGAAGAAGGGTGTCTACGTTTACGTCGAGCACCACAAGCGTTACGACCCTGCTTACGCTGATGCTCGCGCAAAGGCTCAGAAGCTTGGCGACTTCAACTACTTCTACAGTTACATGTCTCAACCCAAGTCACAGCTCGAGACTTTCAAGGCCTGGGCTGGAAAGGAGTCTGATATCTCTTACTACCTCAACAGCCACCACATCGATATTTGTGACTCAATGGTCCAGGAGCGCGGATATGTGCCCGTGAGCGTCAAcgcctcttcctccaagggtgttgctgttgatcTGGGCTGCGACCCCATCACTGAGGATACCATCTCACTTCTCGTCACCTGGAACAAGAACGGCGAGCCCAGCAAGCGAGCCGTTGGTGTTTACACAGCCTCGTGGACCGCTCCTCAAAAGGCCGGTGTCCACTCGAACCAATACTTCCACTACCTCGCTGCCAACGGTGAGATCCGTGTCGATCAGGCCAAGCGTGGCTACGACGTTGCAGATGACTCTATCGGTCAATTGATGTGGTACAACCCCTTCTACATGAAGTATGCTCctgatgaggatggcaaCTTCGCTGGCCAGACTGGTTATGGTTACATCTCTATTGAGAAGTTTGTCGATGGTTGCAGAGCTGTCAACTCTGGCAAGCTCAAGCCTGAGGACCTTGACGCCAAGCCTCTCCCTACTCTCAAGAACACTATTGCCACAACGGCTATTCTTGAGGCTGGTCGAAGAAGTATTGATGAGAACCGAGAGGTCAAGATTGTTGTCGAGAATGGCAAGTGGAGGCTGGAGTAA
- a CDS encoding phosphoglycolate phosphatase translates to MPEINTLLFDCDNTLVLSEELAFEACAGLINEICEARQVEMRFTGETLIKEFVGQNFRGMLTTLQKNYNIEISPEDMETYVRKEEDAVIAKLKESLRPCVGVDEQLEKLAASGKYTMSVVSSSALRRVRASIEKVGQDKYFQGDVVFSAATSLEKPTSKPDPAIYLHALEKLGKKAEEAVAIEDSKSGTLSGTRAGIKVIGYVGPYAEDKQPEMENTLRDAGAVVIMRHWSEFPAALQKIEAGEV, encoded by the exons ATGCCCGAG ATCAACACCCTCCTGTTCGATTGCGACAACACCCTCGTCCTCTCTGAGGAGCTTGCCTTCGAGGCTTGCGCGGGCCTCATTAACGAGATCTGCGAGGCTCGTCAAGTCGAGATGCGCTTCACTGGCGAGACCCTCATCAAGGAGTTCGTCGGTCAGAACTTCCGCGGCATGCTCACCACCCTCCAGAAGAACTACAACATCGAGATCTCACCCGAGGACATGGAGACCTATGTTCGAAAAGAGGAGGACGCCGTCAttgccaagctcaaggaatCTCTCCGACCTtgcgttggtgttgatgagcagctcgagaagcttgccgCTTCTGGCAAGTACACTATGTCCgtggtttcttcttctgcccTCCGCCGTGTCCGTGCCTCCATCGAGAAGGTCGGTCAGGACAAGTACTTCCAGGGCGATGTTGTCTTCTCTGCCGCCACAAGTCTCGAGAAGCCCACCAGCAAGCCTGATCCCGCTATCTACCTCCACGCTCTAGAGAAACTTGGcaagaaggccgaggaggCTGTCGCTATTGAGGACAGCAAGAGCGGCACCCTTAGCGGTACTCGTGCCGGTATCAAGGTCATTGGTTATGTTGGCCCTTATGCTGAGGACAAGCAGCCCGAGATGGAGAATACTTTGCGGGATGCTGGTGCCGTTGTCATCATGCGACACTGGTCTGAGTTCCCTGCTGCTCTGCAGAagattgaggctggtgaggTCTAA
- a CDS encoding DnaJ like subfamily B member 4 — protein sequence MVKETKLYDTLNVKPEATQDEIKKGYKKAALKWHPDKNKDSPDAAEKFKECSQAYEILSDPEKRKIYDQYGLEFLLRGGTAQPEGGAGGNPFAAGGMPGGFEGFNFQGGMPGGGGTRTFHFNTSSGAGGFGFSNPEDIFAEFMRNGSAGGMHGGDEDDIAGMFGGFGGAGPRSRSSRTRSGFEPRPREATPEVTTVERPLPLTLEELFNGVTKKMKIKRKTYDETGKRVQTDQILEVPIKPGLKKGSKIKFNGVGDQVEGGRQDLHFIVEEKEHPLYKREDNDLVHVVTLDLKEALTGWRRTVTTIDGRQLNLEKGGPTQPNSEERYPGLGMPISKKPGQRGDFVIKYKINFPASLTADQKQKLREIL from the exons ATGGTCAAGGAAACGAAGCTCTACGACACCCTCAACGTCAAGCCTGAGGCAACTCAggacgagatcaagaagggATACAA GAAAGCAGCCTTGAAATGGCACCcagacaagaacaaggataGCCCCGATGCGGCTGAAAAGTTCAAAGAATGCTCACAAGCATACGAAATTCTTTCCGATCCCGAGAAACGAAAGATATATGATCAGTACGGCCTTGAGTTCCTTCTCCGCGGCGGTACCGCACAGCCCGAAGGTGGTGCCGGTGGAAATCCCTTCGCCGCTGGAGGCATGCCTGGCGGATTCGAAGGTTTCAACTTCCAAGGTGGTATGCCCGGTGGAGGCGGCACCCGAACCTTCCACTTCAATACCAGCAGCGGTGCTGGCGGCTTTGGCTTCAGCAACCCCGAAGATATCTTTGCCGAATTCATGCGTAACGGATCTGCCGGTGGTATGCACGGTGGCGACGAAGACGACATCGCTGGCATGTTTGGCGGATTTGGCGGTGCTGGTCCTCGAAGCCGCAGTTCACGCACACGCTCAGGCTTCGAGCCTCGACCTAGAGAAGCTACTCCCGAAGTTACCACAGTCGAGCGACCTCTGCCCCTAACGCTTGAAGAGCTCTTCAACGGTgtgaccaagaagatgaagattaAGCGCAAGACTTACGATGAGACCGGAAAGAGAGTCCAGACCGACCAGATCCTTGAAGTCCCTATCAAACCGGGCCTGAAGAAGGGTTCCAAGATCAAGTTCAACGGAGTCGGCGATCAAGTAGAGGGGGGCCGCCAAGATCTTCACTTTATTGTCGAAGAG AAGGAACATCCTCTCTACAAGCGCGAGGATAACGATCTTGTCCATGTGGTAACCCTTGATCTCAAGGAGGCCTTGACCGGCTGGCGAAGGACAGTGACAACGATCGACGGCCGGCAGCTCAACCTCGAGAAGGGAGGCCCTACTCAGCCCAACAGCGAGGAACGGTATCCTGGCCTGGGTATGCCCATCTCTAAGAAGCCTGGCCAGCGAGGCGACTTCGTCATCAAGTACAAGATCAACTTCCCAGCAAGTTTGACTGCCGAtcagaagcagaagctcaGGGAGATTCTGTAA
- a CDS encoding ubiquitin-conjugating enzyme E2 R, producing the protein MAQKRLMQELQPLQKEKWVNIETDDSNLLLWKIGLWVVNPDSVWHGAYLKAEMKFPNDYPYQPPSFKFLTKNICHPNVYTDGNLCISILHKPGEDEQSGELASERWNVLHGVESVLRSVLLLLDDPEINSPANVDASVLYRDNKTEYNKRAKDIVDKSQKDIPPGSRMPTPSELAPAPQKPIDDDADFWNMTDEEEDFGGSDSDEDMEDFDDDDEDDDDVRDQK; encoded by the exons ATGGCGCAAAAGAGACTTATGCAGGAACTGCAACCCCTCCAGAAGGAGAAATGGGTCAACATCGAG ACCGACGACTCAAACCTTCTACTCTGGAAGATCGGCCTCTGGGTTGTTAACCCCGATAGTGTCTGGCACGGAGCCTACCTCAAGGCCGAGATGAAGTTTCCAAATGATTATCCTTACCAGCCGCCCAGCTTCAAATTTCTGACTAAGAACATCTGTCACCCCAACGTTTACACCGACGGCAATCTCTGCATTTCCATCCTCCACAAGCCAGGCGAAGACGAGCAGTCAGGCGAGCTGGCCAGCGAGCGTTGGAATGTTCTCCACGGTGTCGAATCGGTCCTGCGATCCGTTCTACTCCTCCTCGACGATCCCGAAATCAACTCACCCGCAAATGTCGATGCTAGCGTCCTCTATCGTGATAACAAGACCGAGTATAACAAGCGAGCAAAGGACATCGTTGATAAGTCTCAGAAGGATATCCCGCCAGGGTCAAGGATGCCCACTCCCTCCGAGCTCGCACCTGCGCCACAAAAGCcaattgatgatgatgccgacTTCTGGAATATGAcagacgaagaggaagacttTGGCGGCAGCGATAGCGACGAGGACAtggaagactttgatgatgacgacgaggatgatgatgatgtcaGAGACCAGAAGTAG
- a CDS encoding PEK/GCN2 protein kinase: MAGKQSGVWNTPSGLKNNNKNESSFPGLLPAASPEVTNKIEYEELQQNELLALEAIYSDDFVMHTETQNAWKKSEPHFDIRIKASSDEDFACTLGFVMTATYPKSPPLITLKNYDLKEVTTFKIQKYLETKPKLFAQDAQEMIDQIVEGVRDILEDAAQAKANGKHLPSLEEERERHEASMAKLAEEKKEEEARKKIEAMQEEERIMAEMLQQQIDRQKQKAKESKRRNGGNTPQQSSTSLETEEIIEFEQLCNATDQSGNTLVFKSVTSKRHLRQGPVSTVYEVRPVLINGQGNLPMALKQTVIRTTNKDTKEFKLQLQSLESRLQDLKSVKRVHHRHLVEVLGFKVQAGLSTDPAVSNVCTVNVLSPLAEKNSLEEFLELAGRIENIGRVRSWTRDLLDALNFLHNKNIAHQDIHPGNILLFREPNGQTVPKISDAWYQREIHSITSNKPGLPGLNTAKSAYWLPPEIAGASKPSYTFKTDIWDFGVVFIQMIFGLDALRTYSSPKNLMESVTLSHSLHELVNRFFKEDKQKRPRAFELGSSEFLATDAPVLFQDSPAVPSTSSSVSTQNLPAKPRHEFTTHRGPALSRYTEDFIEEARLGKGGFGEVVKARMKLDGQIYAIKKIKPRSQANLTEILKEVRLLSQLNHPAVVRYNTAWVEEAPDQAETEDDTSTGYFTEENTQGTGSAGIDIEFATSTGGLDFISSNANVDYGFEDSEDSEDDSDEDETEDEDDTEDEMSIHRVSSPDKERNAMFQRRARYQRSYRTMLYISMEYCEKRTLRDLIARNLYKNTPEIWRLFSQILEGLAHIHGLSIVHRDLKPENIFITSDSDGIDNVKIGDFGLATSGQFSLEKANGNTLETDDMTRSIGTAYYSAPEVRSTVNGIYSTKVDMYSLGIIFFEMCYLPMMGMQKADVLGQLRRPKPVLPSDFKPTDKAQADIILSLVNHNPKERPSSTDLLNNEELPIQIESVRGRQTLAILANPSSPYYHKTLSWLFSKRMDPVEDYAWDMSARSLSPQELLNQVLVKQELVSIFRRHGALEPPRSSIYPRTSHYGDNAVQLLTPRGKVVQLPYDLTLGNARMMAYFDPVVERSFTFGNVFRDKNDGGHPLMFGEADFDIVTTDALDFALNEAEVLKVMDEIVHTFPSLSTTPMCFHLGHSDLLQLVFEYCGISPASRRAAADVLSKLNIHNFNWQKIRVELRSPTVGVSAISVDELQKFDFRDTPNKTFSKLKTLFEGSNMYQRASPTIAHLKEVIEYCKRLGVGTKIYINPLNSLKEAFYTGGIIFSCIYDKKVKDVFAAGGRYDQLIREFRPRAGGQVREKHAVGFSLAWERLAKIPKAGGRSFLKKSEDESSGIFNSRRCDCLIASFNAAVSRSLGAEILQTLWAHSISAELAKDARSPEDLLSKHREEEYSWLIIIKQDAMLKIKSLGRKDVPDADIPTTQLLSWLRNEIRERDSKTVVKLRGNSSADTNGSGEKEEQEVRVLVAQTRSKKFNRRTVVEQAQSSASSLVQSFLDGPILAIETTDQVMDLIRGTCLSEVEGWRQVEQSVTNTERKYIREIHDELDNLRFKYQKKNDGSRHAFLYNFRSGNCVYYDLGA, encoded by the exons ATGGCGGGGAAGCAATCTGGGGTATGGAACACACCCTCGGGTCTCAAGAATAACAACAAAAATGAGTCAAGTTTCCCGGGCTTGCTACCTGCTGCGAGCCCGGAGGTCACCAACAAAATTGAATATGAGGAGCTACAACAGAACGAACTACTGGCCCTTGAGGCTATTTACAGCGACGACTTCGTCATGCATACCGAGACTCAAAACGCCTGGAAG AAGTCAGAACCACATTTTGATATCCGGATAAAAGCATCATCGGATGAAGACTTTGCTTGTACGCTGGGTTTTGTCATGACTGCAACTTACCCAAAGTCACCTCCTCTTATCACGTTGAAGAACTACGACCTCAAGGAAGTTACGACGTTCAAGATCCAGAAGTACCTAGAGACGAAGCCCAAATTATTCGCACAGGATGCACAAGAAATGATCGATCAAATCGTCGAAGGAGTACGGGATATCCTCGAGGATGCTGCGCAAGCGAAGGCAAACGGGAAGCATCTACCTTCTCTCGAAGAAGAACGAGAGCGGCACGAAGCTTCCATGGCGAAGTTagcagaagagaagaaagaagaagaagcccgaAAGAAAATAGAAGCGatgcaagaagaagagcgtATTATGGCCGAGATGCTCCAACAGCAGATTGATCGACAGAAACAGAAGGCTAAGGAGTCAAAGCGTCGTAACGGCGGCAATACGCCCCAGCAATCTTCGACAAGCTTAGAGACAGAAGAAATCATCGAGTTCGAGCAATTATGTAACGCTACGGATCAGTCGGGAAATACCCTCGTCTTCAAGTCTGTTACAAGCAAACGTCACCTTCGGCAGGGACCTGTATCCACCGTTTACGAAGTCCGACCTGTGTTGATCAATGGGCAAGGCAACCTGCCTATGGCACTGAAGCAGACTGTTATCCGTACCACAAATAAGGACACGAAAGAGTTCAAGCTTCAGCTACAAAGTCTCGAGTCTCGTCTTCAGGATCTCAAGTCTGTTAAGCGagttcatcatcgtcatcttgtTGAAGTTTTGGGCTTCAAGGTCCAGGCCGGACTTTCTACTGATCCTGCTGTCTCGAATGTGTGCACTGTGAACGTCTTGTCTCCCTTGGCAGAAAAGAATTCTCTGGAGGAGTTCTTGGAGCTTGCAGGACGGATTGAGAATATTGGCAGAGTGCGTTCCTGGACGCGGGATCTGCTAGATGCGCTCAATTTCCTTCACAACAAAAATATTGCACATCAAGATATTCACCCAGGGAACATTCTCCTGTTCCGAGAGCCGAATGGGCAAACCGTCCCCAAGATCTCTGATGCCTGGTATCAGAGAGAAATTCACTCTATCACTTCGAACAAACCTGGTCTTCCGGGATTGAACACTGCCAAGTCTGCCTACTGGCTGCCCCCTGAGATTGCCGGTGCATCTAAGCCCTCGTATACATTCAAGACAGATATTTGGGATTTCGGCGTTGTGTTCATTCAGATGATCTTTGGCCTTGACGCGCTACGAACATACTCATCACCCAAGAATCTCATGGAATCGGTCACTTTGTCCCATTCGCTGCATGAGTTAGTCAACAGGTTCTTCAAGGAAGATAAGCAAAAACGGCCTCGAGCTTTTGAGCTTGGATCCAGCGAATTTTTAGCCACAGATGCTCCAGTTCTTTTCCAAGACTCTCCTGCAGTTCCGTCTACAAGCTCTTCGGTGTCTACACAAAACCTTCCGGCAAAACCTCGACATGAGTTTACTACTCATCGAGGTCCCGCGCTGTCACGGTACACAGAAGACTTCATTGAGGAAGCCAGGCTAGGAAAGGGCGGTTTCGGAGAGGTGGTTAAGGCGAGGATGAAGCTGGACGGCCAGATTTACGCCATCAAGAAAATCAAACCACGTTCCCAAGCTAATCTTACAGAGATTCTAAAGGAGGTAAGGCTTTTGTCTCAGCTTAACCATCCTGCGGTTGTCCGATACAATACCGCAtgggttgaagaagctcctGATCAAGCCGAAACTGAAGATGATACATCAACTGGTTACTTTACCGAAGAGAACACTCAAGGAACTGGGTCTGCTGGGATTGACATTGAGTTCGCTACCAGTACAGGAGGGCTTGATTTCATCTCATCCAATGCCAACGTCGATTATGGATTCGAAGACTCTGAAGACTCTGAAGATGACTCTGATGAAGACGAgacagaagatgaggatgatacagaagatgagatgTCTATTCACAGAGTTTCGTCGCcagataaagaaagaaacgCCATGTTCCAGCGACGAGCTCGATATCAACGTTCATACAGAACCATGTTGTACATATCGATGGAGTATTGTGAGAAACGA ACCCTTCGAGATCTAATTGCAAGGAATCTTTACAAGAATACTCCTGAAATTTGGCGACTATTTTCTCAGATTCTGGAAGGTTTGGCTCATATCCATGGGCTTAGCATCGTCCACCGTGATTTGAAGCCGGAAAATATCTTCATTACTAGCGACTCTGATGGTATTGACAACGTGAAGATTGGTGATTTTGGACTTGCCACCAGCGGACAATTCTCACTGGAAAAGGCGAACGGAAACACTCTGGAGACAGACGATATGACGAGAAGCATCGGTACTGCATATTACTCCGCCCCTGAAGTCAGGTCGACGGTCAACGGCATATATAGCACGAAGGTCGAT ATGTATTCACTCGGCATCATTTTCTTCGAGATGTGTTATCTACCTATGATGGGTATGCAAAAGGCCGATGTCCTTGGTCAGCTTAGGCGGCCGAAACCAGTGTTGCCATCGGACTTTAAGCCTACGGACAAAGCTCAGGCAGATATCATATTGTCTCTGGTCAACCATAACCCCAAGGAGAGGCCCTCAAGTActgaccttctcaacaacgaAGAGCTGCCTATTCAAATAGAGAGTGTGAGAGGTAGACAGACTCTTGCTATACTTGCAAACCCAAGCTCGCCATACTACCACAAGACGCTTTCGTGGCTATTTTCGAAGCGTATGGACCCTGTTGAGGATTACGCTTGGGATATGTCTGCGAGGTCATTAAGTCCACAGGAGCTGCTCAATCAAGTACTGGTCAAGCAAGAGCTTGTTTCGATCTTCCGCCGCCATGGCGCTTTGGAACCCCCTCGAAGCAGCATATATCCACGGACATCACATTATGGAGATAATGCTGTCCAGCTTTTGACCCCGAGAGGCAAAGTGGTGCAGCTGCCCTATGATCTCACACTGGGAAACGCAAGGATGATGGCGTATTTTGATCCAGTAGTTGAACGATCTTTTACCTTTGGCAACGTTTTCCGCGACAAGAACGATGGAGGCCACCCACTCATGTTTGGAGAAGCTGATTTCGACATTGTCACCACTGACGCCCTGGACTTTGCTTTGAATGAAGCAGAGGTTCTCAAAGTGATGGATGAGATTGTCCACACATTTCCCTCCTTGTCCACAACTCCTATGTGTTTCCATCTGGGACACTCAGATCTTCTACAACTTGTCTTCGAGTATTGTGGGATAAGCCCTGCAAGTCGACGTGCAGCGGCAGATGTGTTGAGTAAGCTGAACATTCACAATTTTAACTGGCAGAAGATTAGGGTCGAGCTGCGGTCACCAACTGTAGGTGTTTCGGCTATAAGCGTGGACGAATTGCAGAAATTCGACTTCAGAG ACACTCCAAACAAGACATTCTCCAAATTAAAAACCCTTTTTGAGGGCAGCAATATGTACCAGCGAGCTTCTCCGACAATCGCGCATCTCAAGGAAGTCATTGAGTATTGCAAGCGCCTGGGTGTAGGAACAAAGATCTATATCAATCCTTTGAACAGCTTGAAAGAAGCCTTTTACACGGGCGGCATCATCTTTTCATGCATCTACGATAAAAAGGTCAAGGATGTTTTTGCTGCTGGCGGTAGGTATGATCAACTTATCAGAGAATTCCGACCTAGGGCTGGTGGCCAAGTCCGGGAGAAACATGCAGTTGGATTCAGTTTGGCATGGGAGCGATTGGCAAAGATTCCCAAGGCCGGGGGGCGATCGTTCTTGAAGAAATCCGAGGACGAATCAAGCGGAATTTTTAACTCTCGACGA TGTGATTGTTTGATAGCTAGCTTCAACGCTGCTGTGTCGAGATCTTTAGGTGCCGAGATACTTCAAACGCTCTGGGCACACAGCATCAGCGCTGAGCTGGCCAAGGATGCCAGATCTCCCGAAGACTTGTTATCGAaacaccgagaagaagaatattcttggctcatcatcatcaaacagGATGCAATGTTGAAGATCAAAAGCTTGGGCCGAAAGGATGTGCCTGATGCAGATATACCAACAACACAACTgctttcttggcttcgtaACGAGATTCGAGAACGCGATTCAAAAACAGTGGTGAAGCTTCGCGGCAACAGCTCTGCAGATACCAATGGCTCGGgcgagaaggaagagcagGAGGTTCGTGTGCTGGTGGCACAAACACGGAGCAAAAAGTTCAACCGTAGAACGGTTGTGGAACAAGCTCAAAGCAGTGCCAGCAGCTTGGTTCAGTCTTTCCTAGATGGACCTATTTTGGCCATCGAGACCACAGATCAGGTCATGGACCTAATCCGCGGGACCTGCCTCTCAGAGGTTGAGGGCTGGCGACAAGTCGAGCAGTCGGTGACGAATACGGAGAGGAAGTATATCCGTGAGATCCACGACGAGTTGGATAACCTGAGGTTTAAGTATCAGAAGAAAAACGATGGGTCGCGGCACGCATTCCTGTACAACTTTCGATCGGGTAACTGCGTGTATTACGATCTTGGGGCCTAA